From the genome of Camelus dromedarius isolate mCamDro1 chromosome 19, mCamDro1.pat, whole genome shotgun sequence, one region includes:
- the WRNIP1 gene encoding ATPase WRNIP1 isoform X1 encodes MEVSGPEDDPFLAQLHRVQCPVCQQTMPAAHINSHLDRCLLLHPAGQAEPAAGPPRAKRRRPSESSALKQPATPTAAESSEGEAEEPDDGGETESRESYDAPPTPSGARLIPDFPVARPGSPARKGAGKRPAAAAAAGSASPRSWDEAEAPEEEEAVGDADGDADADGDGEDDAGRWDADAAAAAAAAFGAPGGRPHARAPAAEEVRQMLEGKPLADKMRPDSLQDYVGQGRAVGPETLLRSLLEANELPSLILWGPPGCGKTTLAHIIANHSKKHSIRFVTLSATNAKTTDVRDVIKQAQNEKSFFKRKTILFIDEIHRFNKSQQDTFLPHVECGTITLIGATTENPSFQVNAALLSRCRVIVLEKLPVEAVVAVLMRAINTLGIHVLDSSRPADPLSHGSNSSSEPSVFIEDRAVDTLAHLSDGDARTGLNGLQLAVLARLSARKAFGKKSGQTYSPSRVLVTEGDVKEGLQRSHILYDRAGDEHYNCISALHKSMRGSDQSASLYWLGRMLEGGEDPLYVARRLVRFASEDVGLADPSALTQAVAAYQGCHFIGMPECEVLLAQCVVYLARAPKSIEVFSAYNNVKACLRGHPGPLPPVPLHLRNAPTRLMKDLGYGQGYKYNPAYSEPVDQEYLPEQLRGVDFFKQRRC; translated from the exons ATGGAGGTGAGCGGGCCGGAGGACGACCCGTTCCTGGCGCAGCTGCACCGGGTGCAGTGCCCCGTGTGCCAGCAGACCATGCCCGCCGCGCACATCAACTCGCACCTGGACCGCTGTCTGCTGCTGCACCCGGCGGGCCAGGCGGAGCCCGCGGCCGGGCCGCCCCGCGCCAAGCGGCGCCGGCCGTCGGAGAGCTCGGCGCTCAAGCAGCCGGCCACGCCGACGGCCGCCGAGAGCAGCGAGGGCGAGGCCGAGGAGCCGGACGACGGCGGCGAGACCGAGAGCCGCGAGAGCTACGACGCGCCGCCCACGCCCAGCGGCGCGCGCCTCATCCCCGACTTCCCGGTGGCGCGGCCCGGCAGCCCGGCCCGGAAGGGCGCGGGGAagcggccggcggcggcggcggcggcgggcagcGCGTCCCCGCGGAGCTGGGACGAGGCGGAGGcgccggaggaggaggaggcggtgggCGACGCGGACGGCGACGCGGACGCGGACGGGGACGGCGAGGACGACGCGGGCCGCTGGGACGCGGACGCCgcggccgccgcggccgccgccttCGGGGCCCCCGGGGGCCGGCCGCACGCCCGGGCGCCCGCGGCCGAGGAGGTGCGGCAGATGCTGGAGGGCAAGCCGCTGGCCGACAAGATGCGGCCCGACTCGCTGCAGGACTACGTGGGGCAGGGCCGCGCCGTGGGGCCCGAGACGCTGCTGCGCTCGCTGCTGGAGGCCAACGAGCTGCCCTCGCTCATCCTCTGGGGGCCGCCGGGCTGCGGCAAG ACCACGCTGGCTCACATCATAGCCAACCACAGCAAGAAACACAGCATAAGGTTTGTGACGTTGTCAGCAACCAACGCCAAGACAACCGACGTGCGCGACGTCATCAAGCAAGCTCAGAACGAAAAGAGCTTTTTCAAGAGGAAAACCATTCTTTTTATTGATGAGATTCATCGGTTCAATAAATCTCAGCAG GACACGTTCCTTCCCCACGTGGAGTGTGGGACCATCACCCTGATTGGGGCGACCACAGAGAACCCCTCCTTCCAGGTCAATGCCGCTCTTCTGAGCCGCTGTCGGGTGATCGTTCTTGAGAAGCTACCAGTGGAGGCAGTGGTGGCCGTCCTGATGCGGGCAATTAACACCCTGGGCATCCACGTCCTAGACTCCAGCCGCCCTGCTGACCCCCTGAGCCACGGCAGCAACAGCAGTTCTGA GCCCTCCGTGTTCATCGAGGACAGGGCGGTGGACACGCTGGCCCACCTCAGCGACGGGGACGCCCGGACCGGGCTGAACGGCCTGCAGCTGGCGGTGCTGGCCAGGCTGAGCGCCAGGAAGGCGTTTGGTAAGAAGAGCGGGCAGACCTACTCTCCCAGCCGGGTCCTCGTGACCGAGGGCGACGTGAAGGAGGGCCTCCAGCGCTCCCACATCCTGTACGACCGAGCAG GCGACGAGCACTACAACTGCATCTCCGCCCTCCACAAGTCGATGCGGGGCTCGGACCAGAGCGCCTCCCTCTACTGGCTGGGGCGCATGCTGGAGGGGGGCGAGGACCCACTGTACGTGGCCCGGCGGCTGGTGAGGTTCGCCAGCGAGGACGTCG GGCTGGCCGACCCGTCCGCGTTGACACAGGCAGTCGCCGCCTACCAGGGCTGTCACTTCATAGGCATGCCTGAGTGCGAG GTGCTCCTGGCCCAGTGCGTGGTCTACCTGGCCCGAGCCCCCAAGTCCATCGAGGTGTTCAGCGCCTACAACAACGTGAAGGCCTGCCTGCGGGGCCACCCGGGCCCGCTGCCCCCCGTCCCGCTGCACCTGCGCAACGCGCCCACCCGACTCATGAAGGACCTGGGCTACGGCCAGGGCTACAAGTACAACCCCGCGTACAGCGAGCCGGTGGACCAGGAGTACCTGCCCGAGCAGCTGCGGGGCGTGGACTTCTTCAAGCAGCGGCGGTGCTGA
- the WRNIP1 gene encoding ATPase WRNIP1 isoform X2 gives MEVSGPEDDPFLAQLHRVQCPVCQQTMPAAHINSHLDRCLLLHPAGQAEPAAGPPRAKRRRPSESSALKQPATPTAAESSEGEAEEPDDGGETESRESYDAPPTPSGARLIPDFPVARPGSPARKGAGKRPAAAAAAGSASPRSWDEAEAPEEEEAVGDADGDADADGDGEDDAGRWDADAAAAAAAAFGAPGGRPHARAPAAEEVRQMLEGKPLADKMRPDSLQDYVGQGRAVGPETLLRSLLEANELPSLILWGPPGCGKTTLAHIIANHSKKHSIRFVTLSATNAKTTDVRDVIKQAQNEKSFFKRKTILFIDEIHRFNKSQQVNAALLSRCRVIVLEKLPVEAVVAVLMRAINTLGIHVLDSSRPADPLSHGSNSSSEPSVFIEDRAVDTLAHLSDGDARTGLNGLQLAVLARLSARKAFGKKSGQTYSPSRVLVTEGDVKEGLQRSHILYDRAGDEHYNCISALHKSMRGSDQSASLYWLGRMLEGGEDPLYVARRLVRFASEDVGLADPSALTQAVAAYQGCHFIGMPECEVLLAQCVVYLARAPKSIEVFSAYNNVKACLRGHPGPLPPVPLHLRNAPTRLMKDLGYGQGYKYNPAYSEPVDQEYLPEQLRGVDFFKQRRC, from the exons ATGGAGGTGAGCGGGCCGGAGGACGACCCGTTCCTGGCGCAGCTGCACCGGGTGCAGTGCCCCGTGTGCCAGCAGACCATGCCCGCCGCGCACATCAACTCGCACCTGGACCGCTGTCTGCTGCTGCACCCGGCGGGCCAGGCGGAGCCCGCGGCCGGGCCGCCCCGCGCCAAGCGGCGCCGGCCGTCGGAGAGCTCGGCGCTCAAGCAGCCGGCCACGCCGACGGCCGCCGAGAGCAGCGAGGGCGAGGCCGAGGAGCCGGACGACGGCGGCGAGACCGAGAGCCGCGAGAGCTACGACGCGCCGCCCACGCCCAGCGGCGCGCGCCTCATCCCCGACTTCCCGGTGGCGCGGCCCGGCAGCCCGGCCCGGAAGGGCGCGGGGAagcggccggcggcggcggcggcggcgggcagcGCGTCCCCGCGGAGCTGGGACGAGGCGGAGGcgccggaggaggaggaggcggtgggCGACGCGGACGGCGACGCGGACGCGGACGGGGACGGCGAGGACGACGCGGGCCGCTGGGACGCGGACGCCgcggccgccgcggccgccgccttCGGGGCCCCCGGGGGCCGGCCGCACGCCCGGGCGCCCGCGGCCGAGGAGGTGCGGCAGATGCTGGAGGGCAAGCCGCTGGCCGACAAGATGCGGCCCGACTCGCTGCAGGACTACGTGGGGCAGGGCCGCGCCGTGGGGCCCGAGACGCTGCTGCGCTCGCTGCTGGAGGCCAACGAGCTGCCCTCGCTCATCCTCTGGGGGCCGCCGGGCTGCGGCAAG ACCACGCTGGCTCACATCATAGCCAACCACAGCAAGAAACACAGCATAAGGTTTGTGACGTTGTCAGCAACCAACGCCAAGACAACCGACGTGCGCGACGTCATCAAGCAAGCTCAGAACGAAAAGAGCTTTTTCAAGAGGAAAACCATTCTTTTTATTGATGAGATTCATCGGTTCAATAAATCTCAGCAG GTCAATGCCGCTCTTCTGAGCCGCTGTCGGGTGATCGTTCTTGAGAAGCTACCAGTGGAGGCAGTGGTGGCCGTCCTGATGCGGGCAATTAACACCCTGGGCATCCACGTCCTAGACTCCAGCCGCCCTGCTGACCCCCTGAGCCACGGCAGCAACAGCAGTTCTGA GCCCTCCGTGTTCATCGAGGACAGGGCGGTGGACACGCTGGCCCACCTCAGCGACGGGGACGCCCGGACCGGGCTGAACGGCCTGCAGCTGGCGGTGCTGGCCAGGCTGAGCGCCAGGAAGGCGTTTGGTAAGAAGAGCGGGCAGACCTACTCTCCCAGCCGGGTCCTCGTGACCGAGGGCGACGTGAAGGAGGGCCTCCAGCGCTCCCACATCCTGTACGACCGAGCAG GCGACGAGCACTACAACTGCATCTCCGCCCTCCACAAGTCGATGCGGGGCTCGGACCAGAGCGCCTCCCTCTACTGGCTGGGGCGCATGCTGGAGGGGGGCGAGGACCCACTGTACGTGGCCCGGCGGCTGGTGAGGTTCGCCAGCGAGGACGTCG GGCTGGCCGACCCGTCCGCGTTGACACAGGCAGTCGCCGCCTACCAGGGCTGTCACTTCATAGGCATGCCTGAGTGCGAG GTGCTCCTGGCCCAGTGCGTGGTCTACCTGGCCCGAGCCCCCAAGTCCATCGAGGTGTTCAGCGCCTACAACAACGTGAAGGCCTGCCTGCGGGGCCACCCGGGCCCGCTGCCCCCCGTCCCGCTGCACCTGCGCAACGCGCCCACCCGACTCATGAAGGACCTGGGCTACGGCCAGGGCTACAAGTACAACCCCGCGTACAGCGAGCCGGTGGACCAGGAGTACCTGCCCGAGCAGCTGCGGGGCGTGGACTTCTTCAAGCAGCGGCGGTGCTGA